The Apium graveolens cultivar Ventura chromosome 11, ASM990537v1, whole genome shotgun sequence genome has a window encoding:
- the LOC141695516 gene encoding uncharacterized protein LOC141695516 — protein sequence MARRARTGPMVLQYDPPNYNWRDPFFLVYGCEAMVPVEVGAGSFRRDNYDSEVNEVDHQLYLVMIEETQEDAQIRITSYQQRTARHYNSKVRAQTFKVGDLVLHRVMPNTKVVSHRVFGANWEKPVQDKVSALEGNLPPQ from the coding sequence ATGGCCAGAAGAGCTCGCACAGGTCCTATGGTCTTACAATACGACCCCCCGAACTACAACTGGAGAGACCCTTTTTTTTTGGTGTATGGCTGTGAAGCTATGGTGCCCGTTGAAGTAGGGGCAGGATCTTTTCGGAGGGACAACTATGACTCAGAGGTAAATGAGGTCGACCATCAACTCTATTTAGTTATGATCGAAGAAACTCAGGAAGATGCTCAGATCAGGATAACATCATATCAACAGAGGACAGCTAGGCACTACAACAGTAAGGTTCGAGCCCAGACTTTTaaggtgggagatttggttcTGCACCGGGTCATGCCAAATACCAAGGTGGTGAGCCACCGAGTCTTTGGGGCAAATTGGGAAAAGCCCGTACAAGATAAAGTCAGTGCTCTGGAAGGGAACCTACCACCTCAGTGA